One window from the genome of Spirosoma rhododendri encodes:
- a CDS encoding TAT-variant-translocated molybdopterin oxidoreductase — translation MENTSKRYWKGVEELRNDATFVKNANNEFNNPDLTDSSEDLQGLLGGSNTQRRDFLKAMGFGMAAVSLAACETPVHKAIPYINKPVGTFPSISDYYASTYTDGGDYAAILVETREGRPIKIEGNPQSSITKGGTTARVQASVLSLYDIDKLKGPQRGDAKIDWATADREIGTQLAAVATRGGAIRIVTGTILSPSTKAVIADFITRYPTAQHVMYDATSAYGIMLANQQSFGQAVIPSYDFSKAKTIVSVGADFLGTWIAPLENAKTYIQTRKIGAVGNGKKTMSRLYQFETGLSMTGSNADYRGAIKPSQEGLVVAALYNKVAAKLGGAAVTAPAVEVQYLDKAAADLVAARGQALVVAGSNDPSVQVMVNALNSLLGSYGSTIDLGTPVNYRQGNDQQMNAFINDAKAGRIGAVLFYGANPVYDHARGTELAEALPKIALSVSFADRADETASLAKFITPTPHFLESWGDAEPHAGFYSLTQPAITLIYNTRQFQSSLLKWAGRPADFQVYLKNFWRTNYFPQATGFGSFDEFWVKCLHDGLFEPNKGKAASTASFAGNTAAAAASIAQRYKPGTGMELALYEKVGMGAGSVANNPWLQELPDPVTKACWDNYAAISQKTAADMGLEQNDMVTVTVNGKSVDLPVLVQPGQADNTVSVAIGYGREKAGRSANGVGKNVFPFASVSNGVVMMSAFAATVAKASGRREIAQTQTHETVMGRQAVLQESILASYVKNPQAGRYIPHVETSEGPKTPTDISLWNGYGKPNHSWGMVIDLNSCIGCGTCVVACNAENNIQVVGREEVINRREMHWMRIDRYYSSDAEAEDYSALEIASANPEVTFQPMLCQHCSNAPCETVCPVLATTHSTEGLNQMTYNRCVGTRYCANNCPYKVRRFNWFKYFDNDNFDYHFNNDLGKMVINPDVTVRSRGVIEKCSFCVQRIQETKLAAKKERRRLMPDEVQVACAQSCPTEAIIFGDMNNPESTITQTLEVEREGRAFHVLEEINVRPQISYLTKIRNKDEGPKQERVQKTAEA, via the coding sequence ATGGAAAATACATCTAAACGGTATTGGAAAGGGGTAGAAGAACTGCGCAATGATGCAACGTTTGTTAAGAACGCCAACAACGAGTTCAACAACCCTGATTTGACCGACTCATCCGAAGATCTGCAAGGTCTGTTGGGCGGTTCAAACACCCAACGTCGTGATTTTCTGAAAGCAATGGGTTTCGGGATGGCCGCTGTATCGTTAGCTGCCTGCGAAACGCCTGTACATAAGGCTATCCCATACATAAACAAGCCAGTCGGTACGTTCCCGTCTATCTCTGACTACTACGCATCGACGTATACCGACGGTGGTGATTATGCTGCCATTCTGGTTGAAACGCGCGAAGGCCGACCAATCAAAATTGAAGGTAACCCACAGTCGAGTATTACGAAAGGGGGAACAACAGCCCGCGTTCAGGCGTCGGTGTTGTCTTTATATGATATCGACAAACTGAAAGGCCCGCAGCGGGGTGATGCAAAAATTGACTGGGCTACAGCCGACCGGGAAATCGGAACGCAACTAGCTGCGGTCGCTACCCGTGGTGGAGCAATTCGCATTGTAACAGGTACTATTCTCAGCCCATCTACGAAAGCGGTAATTGCTGACTTTATTACCCGGTACCCAACGGCTCAGCACGTCATGTACGATGCTACATCGGCATACGGTATCATGTTGGCAAACCAACAGTCGTTCGGTCAGGCTGTAATTCCATCATACGATTTTAGCAAAGCAAAGACGATTGTAAGCGTTGGAGCTGACTTTTTAGGTACATGGATTGCTCCGCTGGAAAACGCGAAAACATACATCCAGACGCGCAAGATTGGTGCTGTCGGTAATGGTAAGAAGACCATGTCGCGGCTGTATCAGTTTGAGACGGGTCTATCGATGACCGGGTCGAACGCTGATTACCGGGGTGCCATAAAGCCATCACAGGAAGGACTTGTTGTTGCTGCTCTATATAATAAAGTAGCCGCTAAGTTGGGCGGAGCTGCTGTTACGGCCCCAGCCGTTGAGGTACAATATCTCGACAAGGCGGCTGCTGATCTGGTCGCTGCACGCGGTCAGGCATTGGTTGTTGCGGGATCGAACGATCCTAGCGTGCAGGTGATGGTCAACGCACTCAACAGTCTGTTGGGTAGCTATGGCAGCACGATTGATTTAGGCACGCCGGTTAATTACCGTCAGGGCAATGACCAGCAGATGAACGCCTTTATTAACGACGCGAAAGCTGGTCGGATCGGGGCGGTATTGTTTTACGGTGCAAACCCTGTTTACGATCATGCACGCGGAACTGAACTGGCTGAAGCGTTGCCGAAAATTGCATTGTCAGTATCGTTTGCGGACCGGGCTGACGAGACTGCTTCACTAGCTAAATTTATTACCCCAACTCCTCACTTTCTGGAGAGCTGGGGCGATGCTGAGCCGCATGCTGGTTTCTACAGCCTGACGCAGCCAGCTATTACGCTTATTTACAATACACGTCAGTTCCAGTCGAGCTTGCTCAAGTGGGCGGGACGACCAGCCGATTTTCAGGTGTATCTGAAAAATTTCTGGCGTACCAACTATTTCCCACAGGCGACCGGATTTGGTTCGTTTGACGAGTTCTGGGTAAAATGCCTGCACGACGGATTGTTCGAGCCGAACAAAGGAAAAGCCGCTTCGACCGCTTCGTTTGCTGGTAATACAGCAGCAGCAGCAGCGTCGATCGCGCAGCGCTACAAGCCGGGAACGGGTATGGAGCTGGCGTTGTACGAGAAAGTAGGTATGGGCGCCGGTTCAGTCGCTAACAACCCCTGGCTTCAGGAATTACCGGATCCGGTCACGAAGGCTTGCTGGGACAACTATGCCGCTATCTCGCAAAAGACAGCCGCTGACATGGGTCTGGAGCAGAACGACATGGTCACGGTTACCGTAAACGGTAAATCGGTTGACCTGCCAGTTTTGGTTCAGCCGGGTCAAGCCGATAATACAGTGTCAGTCGCTATTGGTTACGGCCGCGAAAAGGCTGGTCGCTCGGCTAATGGTGTTGGTAAGAACGTATTTCCGTTTGCCAGTGTCAGCAATGGTGTCGTGATGATGTCAGCTTTTGCGGCTACTGTTGCAAAGGCAAGTGGTCGTCGGGAGATTGCGCAGACACAGACGCACGAAACGGTAATGGGCCGTCAGGCGGTGTTGCAGGAGTCAATTCTTGCCAGTTACGTCAAGAATCCCCAGGCTGGTCGTTACATCCCGCACGTCGAGACATCGGAGGGCCCAAAAACACCAACCGACATTTCTCTATGGAACGGCTACGGTAAGCCAAACCATTCGTGGGGTATGGTGATTGACCTGAATTCGTGTATTGGTTGTGGCACCTGCGTGGTTGCATGTAACGCAGAGAACAACATTCAGGTGGTCGGCCGCGAAGAAGTAATTAACCGTCGGGAAATGCATTGGATGCGTATCGACCGCTATTACAGTAGTGATGCTGAAGCGGAAGATTACTCGGCACTGGAGATTGCTTCGGCTAATCCGGAAGTTACCTTCCAGCCAATGCTTTGTCAGCATTGCAGCAACGCGCCTTGCGAAACGGTATGTCCTGTACTGGCAACGACTCACAGCACGGAGGGTCTAAACCAGATGACTTACAACCGTTGTGTGGGTACGCGTTATTGTGCTAACAACTGCCCATATAAAGTACGTCGTTTCAACTGGTTTAAGTATTTCGACAACGATAACTTCGATTACCATTTCAATAACGATTTGGGCAAGATGGTTATCAACCCTGACGTAACTGTTCGTTCGCGGGGTGTAATTGAAAAATGCTCGTTCTGCGTACAACGTATTCAGGAAACGAAGCTGGCCGCTAAGAAGGAGCGTCGCCGGTTGATGCCAGATGAAGTGCAGGTTGCCTGTGCGCAGTCGTGCCCAACGGAAGCTATCATCTTCGGTGACATGAACAATCCAGAGAGCACGATCACCCAGACACTCGAAGTTGAGCGTGAAGGCCGTGCATTCCACGTACTGGAAGAGATCAACGTTCGTCCGCAGATTTCATATCTGACCAAGATCCGTAACAAAGACGAAGGTCCGAAACAGGAGCGCGTACAGAAAACAGCGGAAGCTTAA
- the nrfD gene encoding NrfD/PsrC family molybdoenzyme membrane anchor subunit has protein sequence MSHVTSAVRTPLVTGGKTYADVTEDISRQVEGKPTREWTIAFTIAVVVLIYGAACVFWTWWEGLGVWGLNKTVGWAWDITNFVWWVGIGHAGTLISAILLLFRQKWRTAVNRAAEAMTIFAVICAASFILMHMGRPWLAYWALPLPNTLGSLWVNFKSPLVWDVFAISTYFTVSLVFWYMGLLPDLATIRDRARSKVSRYIYGAFSLGWNGSAKTWARYEYISLILAGLSTPLVLSVHTIVSMDFATSVIPGWHTTIFPPYFVAGAIFSGFAMVQNLVLIIRVVFKLEDYITVEHIESMNKVITLTGSIVGVAYLTEFFIAWYSGVEFESYAFINRATGPYWWAYAAMMTCNVISPQLFWSRAIRRSVVWTFTLSVIVNIGMWFERFVIIVTSLHRDYLPSSWAMFHPTLFDISDYIFSFGLFFTLFLLFSKFLPVVNMAEVKTVIKSSSEKLPASVSGVAKGERVTNPTFNKNID, from the coding sequence ATGTCGCATGTTACATCAGCCGTAAGAACTCCTCTCGTCACCGGTGGTAAAACCTATGCCGACGTAACGGAGGACATCAGCAGACAGGTTGAAGGTAAACCAACCCGTGAGTGGACAATCGCGTTTACGATTGCTGTTGTTGTGCTCATTTACGGAGCAGCCTGTGTATTCTGGACTTGGTGGGAAGGTCTGGGCGTATGGGGTTTGAATAAAACCGTAGGCTGGGCCTGGGACATCACCAACTTCGTATGGTGGGTAGGTATCGGTCACGCCGGTACACTGATTTCGGCCATTCTGCTCCTGTTCCGCCAAAAGTGGCGGACGGCCGTTAACCGGGCCGCAGAAGCTATGACCATCTTCGCCGTTATCTGTGCGGCTAGCTTCATCCTGATGCACATGGGTCGTCCGTGGCTTGCTTATTGGGCATTGCCGCTGCCGAACACGCTGGGATCGCTATGGGTAAACTTTAAATCGCCCCTCGTATGGGACGTATTTGCAATTAGTACCTACTTCACCGTATCGCTGGTATTCTGGTACATGGGTCTGTTGCCTGACCTGGCAACGATTCGCGACCGCGCTCGTAGTAAGGTATCACGTTATATATATGGTGCTTTCTCACTAGGCTGGAATGGTTCTGCCAAGACGTGGGCTCGTTACGAATATATTAGTTTGATTCTGGCGGGTCTGTCAACTCCTCTAGTACTTTCGGTACACACGATTGTGAGTATGGACTTTGCTACCTCTGTTATACCGGGCTGGCACACCACGATCTTCCCTCCTTATTTCGTTGCCGGTGCTATCTTCTCTGGTTTTGCCATGGTGCAGAACTTGGTGCTGATCATCCGGGTAGTATTTAAGCTGGAAGATTATATCACCGTTGAGCACATCGAGTCGATGAACAAGGTCATAACATTGACCGGTTCTATTGTCGGCGTGGCTTACCTGACGGAGTTCTTTATTGCCTGGTATTCTGGGGTTGAATTTGAGAGTTACGCGTTTATCAACCGCGCTACGGGACCATACTGGTGGGCCTATGCTGCCATGATGACTTGTAACGTAATTTCACCACAGCTATTCTGGTCGCGTGCAATTCGTCGTAGCGTTGTTTGGACATTCACGTTGTCAGTGATTGTAAATATCGGGATGTGGTTTGAGCGGTTCGTAATTATTGTGACCTCGCTCCACCGTGACTACCTGCCGTCTAGCTGGGCGATGTTCCACCCAACTCTGTTCGACATCAGTGACTATATTTTCTCGTTCGGACTCTTCTTCACCTTGTTTCTGCTGTTCTCTAAGTTCCTGCCTGTTGTCAACATGGCGGAAGTGAAAACAGTAATCAAGTCGTCGTCGGAAAAATTGCCTGCTTCAGTGTCGGGGGTTGCAAAAGGCGAGCGGGTAACGAATCCAACGTTCAACAAGAATATCGATTAA
- a CDS encoding DUF3341 domain-containing protein — protein MSDAHSNSKFLVGIYDDDDVVLQAVKDVRKAGVKIHEVYSPFPIHGLDVALGHPRTKLGIAAFLFGLTGTLTAILLTFYTEGYDWPMIVGGKDSYSPIIYVPIFFELTVLFSALGMVGTFLLSNGLGPTVKPLMYDLRTTDNKFAMTIDMSKNDIGEGDIEGILKRSGAAEVNVKQF, from the coding sequence ATGTCAGACGCGCATAGCAACAGTAAGTTTCTGGTAGGCATATATGACGACGATGATGTCGTATTGCAGGCAGTAAAAGACGTACGGAAAGCGGGAGTGAAGATCCACGAAGTATATTCCCCGTTTCCAATTCACGGCCTAGATGTAGCACTGGGTCATCCACGTACCAAGCTTGGAATTGCCGCTTTCTTATTCGGCCTTACCGGTACGCTCACAGCTATCCTGCTTACCTTCTATACAGAAGGATACGACTGGCCTATGATAGTTGGCGGTAAGGATTCTTACTCACCAATTATTTATGTGCCAATCTTCTTCGAGCTTACTGTTCTATTCAGCGCGTTGGGTATGGTTGGTACATTCCTGTTGTCGAATGGGCTGGGGCCGACTGTAAAGCCGTTGATGTACGATCTAAGAACGACCGATAACAAGTTCGCCATGACTATCGACATGAGTAAGAACGACATCGGTGAGGGCGATATCGAGGGTATCCTCAAACGGTCGGGAGCCGCAGAGGTAAACGTCAAGCAGTTTTAA
- a CDS encoding c-type cytochrome, with product MGLLVVGSSCKRGHDNTGLEYAPQMYDAVGYEPYRQVKQNDINPMGLNMRLPATGTVARPNYQTKFGTGDSTSADLMLYNIPSDSMGISERVLKNPIPQTEQSLADGKVLYGRYCQHCHGEGGKGDGPVAAQYKGVPNYSSDALKTLNDGHIFHVITNGKGRMWPHGSQVTPDDRWKIVQYVHKLQQG from the coding sequence ATGGGTTTGCTTGTTGTGGGCTCTAGCTGCAAGCGGGGACACGATAACACGGGACTCGAATATGCTCCGCAGATGTATGATGCGGTGGGATACGAGCCTTATCGTCAGGTGAAGCAGAATGATATCAATCCAATGGGGTTGAACATGCGTCTGCCAGCTACTGGTACAGTTGCCCGGCCAAATTATCAAACGAAGTTTGGGACTGGTGACAGCACGAGCGCTGACCTCATGTTGTACAACATCCCAAGTGACAGCATGGGCATTTCGGAACGCGTATTGAAAAACCCGATCCCGCAAACGGAGCAATCACTGGCCGACGGTAAAGTACTCTACGGTCGTTACTGTCAGCATTGTCATGGTGAGGGAGGAAAAGGAGATGGGCCAGTTGCTGCTCAATACAAAGGGGTGCCCAACTACTCGTCTGACGCGTTAAAAACGCTTAATGACGGGCACATTTTCCACGTCATCACCAACGGAAAAGGGCGTATGTGGCCACACGGCTCGCAGGTTACTCCCGACGATCGGTGGAAGATTGTTCAGTACGTTCACAAACTGCAACAAGGTTAA
- a CDS encoding quinol:cytochrome C oxidoreductase: MASAHAIPSIDEQFEFTAESKRRVLMGLGAGLVLVALGCFLAASGGGHEAHAAAGAEHAEGAAHHAYKWTNRLWANVWLNAIYFTGASVIGMFFMSYNYLAQAGWSVAFKRVPEALPAYLPIMGIVVLAVFFLAGHDLFHWTNPDLYDKASPEYDPIIAGKHGFLNTPFYVIRVALYFVLWYMLWRMIRGYSLQEDLSSGTEYYYKSLRVGVIFLVVFAVTSSTSAWDFVMSIDTHWFSTMFGWYTLASWHVTGLAIITLTVIMLKEQGLLKVVTASHLHDLGKFMFAFSIFWTYVWFAQFMLIYYANLPEETIHYREIFSGFGGIYKAPFFINILLNFVFPFLVLMTTASKRTNIILKVAAWSIVIGHYFDFYVNIMPGTVGSHAGFGPMEFGMILIFASGFVWSVYSQLEKANLIPKHHPMLEESLHHDIN; encoded by the coding sequence ATGGCATCGGCTCACGCAATACCGTCTATCGACGAACAGTTTGAATTTACGGCTGAATCAAAACGCCGGGTACTCATGGGACTGGGCGCAGGCTTAGTGCTGGTCGCTTTGGGTTGCTTCCTAGCTGCTTCAGGTGGCGGACACGAAGCACATGCAGCTGCTGGTGCAGAGCATGCAGAAGGCGCAGCTCACCATGCTTATAAATGGACGAATAGACTATGGGCTAACGTCTGGTTGAACGCCATTTATTTTACTGGCGCTTCGGTAATTGGCATGTTTTTCATGTCCTACAACTATCTGGCCCAAGCTGGGTGGTCGGTAGCGTTCAAGCGGGTGCCCGAAGCACTTCCAGCGTATCTGCCAATCATGGGGATAGTTGTGCTGGCTGTATTTTTCCTTGCTGGCCACGATTTGTTTCACTGGACTAATCCCGATCTGTATGACAAGGCAAGTCCAGAGTACGACCCCATTATTGCAGGTAAGCACGGCTTCCTGAACACCCCATTCTACGTCATCCGTGTCGCACTTTATTTCGTGCTATGGTACATGCTATGGCGTATGATTCGTGGTTACTCGCTACAAGAGGATCTTTCAAGCGGTACGGAATATTACTACAAAAGCTTGCGCGTTGGGGTCATTTTCCTTGTTGTGTTCGCTGTGACATCGTCGACATCTGCTTGGGATTTTGTCATGTCTATCGATACACACTGGTTTAGCACAATGTTTGGCTGGTACACACTGGCTAGCTGGCACGTGACGGGTTTGGCGATCATTACGCTGACCGTAATTATGCTGAAAGAGCAGGGGCTGTTGAAAGTTGTAACTGCCAGCCACCTACATGATTTAGGCAAATTCATGTTTGCCTTTAGCATCTTCTGGACTTATGTATGGTTTGCTCAGTTCATGCTGATCTACTACGCTAACCTACCAGAAGAAACTATACACTATCGGGAGATTTTCAGTGGGTTCGGTGGTATTTACAAAGCGCCATTCTTTATTAACATTCTCCTGAATTTTGTCTTTCCGTTCCTTGTTCTAATGACAACAGCGTCAAAGCGGACAAACATAATTTTGAAGGTTGCAGCCTGGAGTATTGTGATAGGCCACTACTTTGATTTTTATGTAAACATTATGCCCGGAACAGTCGGTTCACATGCTGGTTTCGGCCCAATGGAGTTCGGAATGATTTTGATTTTTGCGTCGGGTTTTGTCTGGTCTGTGTATAGTCAATTGGAAAAGGCAAATCTGATTCCAAAGCATCACCCAATGCTGGAAGAATCGCTGCACCACGATATCAACTAA
- a CDS encoding cytochrome c oxidase subunit II, translated as MIYVIAILSVIFLGLAAMVVSRMSAVVKNANGPAEGEFSVTSNRINGVLFLIFFVLGIIGFVWSFLYARQFFLPEASSPHGRRTDFLFWLSMGVITFAFVATNALLFFFAWKYQHKEGRRAAYYPENHKLELIWTVIPAVVMAVLVFTGWRAWRDIMAEAPENAQTFEIVGKQFNWIVRYPGVDNNKLGAYNYKLIDNANDTGIDYTDEASFDDFTSTTELHIPVNKPILLKIRARDVLHSVFIPHMRVKMDAVPGMPTRFAFTADKTTDEMRNITGNPNFGYEIACTEVCGRGHFSMRIRLIVEDEATWQAWCKEQKPLLTVTPELAARIPSNLKAKAAKYLDGAAPADSTTASVQQGGINVAATATVR; from the coding sequence ATGATCTACGTAATCGCCATTTTATCGGTGATCTTCTTGGGACTGGCTGCGATGGTCGTTTCCCGGATGTCAGCCGTTGTGAAGAATGCGAATGGACCGGCTGAAGGCGAGTTTTCAGTAACAAGCAACCGGATCAACGGCGTACTTTTTCTGATTTTCTTTGTCTTAGGTATAATTGGTTTCGTTTGGTCCTTTTTGTACGCCCGTCAGTTCTTTTTACCTGAAGCATCTTCACCACACGGACGTCGTACGGACTTCCTGTTCTGGCTGTCGATGGGTGTAATTACGTTTGCCTTCGTTGCGACAAATGCGCTTCTATTCTTTTTTGCCTGGAAGTATCAGCATAAGGAAGGACGTAGAGCCGCATATTATCCGGAGAACCACAAGCTAGAGCTGATCTGGACAGTTATCCCTGCGGTTGTGATGGCAGTCCTCGTTTTTACAGGATGGCGCGCATGGAGAGATATTATGGCAGAAGCTCCCGAGAACGCGCAGACGTTTGAGATCGTCGGAAAGCAGTTCAACTGGATCGTTCGGTACCCAGGCGTTGACAATAATAAGCTTGGTGCATATAACTATAAGTTGATCGACAACGCGAACGACACTGGTATTGATTACACGGATGAAGCTTCGTTTGATGACTTTACTAGTACAACTGAGCTGCACATTCCAGTAAACAAGCCAATTCTATTGAAGATTCGCGCTCGTGACGTACTGCACAGTGTATTTATCCCACATATGCGTGTGAAGATGGATGCGGTTCCTGGTATGCCAACCCGGTTTGCATTCACAGCTGACAAAACAACTGATGAGATGCGTAACATCACGGGTAACCCGAATTTCGGTTACGAGATTGCTTGTACTGAGGTTTGCGGTCGGGGTCACTTCTCCATGCGTATTCGTCTAATCGTAGAAGACGAAGCAACGTGGCAGGCATGGTGCAAAGAGCAAAAGCCATTGCTCACCGTAACGCCCGAACTAGCTGCCCGCATCCCATCTAATTTAAAGGCGAAGGCAGCGAAATACTTGGACGGAGCTGCTCCGGCTGATAGTACGACTGCATCTGTACAACAAGGCGGTATAAACGTAGCAGCCACCGCAACAGTACGATAA
- a CDS encoding cytochrome c oxidase subunit I has protein sequence MATVEANSHATVAHVDVHEHHEPQSFWRTYVFSEDHKTIAKQYLITGIIWSIIGISLSVMFRLQLGFPNMKMGFLRPILGTWIDETGKLDPDFYLAMVTMHGTIMVFFVLTAGLSGTFSNFLIPLQVGARDMASGFLNMLSYWFFFIASMVMLISLFIETGPAAGGWVIYPPLSALPQAHKGSELGMTLWLSSMALFIVSQLLGGINYITTVINLRTRGMSFSKLPLTIWAFFLTAVLGLISFPVLLSAALLLIFDRSFGTSFYLSEIYVNGEALPNVGGSPILFQHLFWFLGHPEVYIVLLPALGMTSEIIATNSRKPIFGYRAMIASMMGIAFLAFIVWAHHMFVSGMNPFLGSIFMFLTLIIAVPSAVKAFNYITTLWRGNIRFTPAMLFSIGLVSFFISGGLTGIILGNSALDIQLHDTYFVVAHFHLVMGAASAFGLLAGVYHWFPKMFGRMMDEKLGYVHFWLTFIGIYLVFFPMHYVGIAGFPRRYYAFTSYDFTKNIFADMNAFISLAAIFTFAAQWVFIYNFVNSLIRGRRATQNPWKSNTLEWTTPIVPGHGNWPGEIPAVYRWPYDYSKPGAKDDFIPQNVPYSQTLESNLPHENELISLEKEIEAQNLNDQFKQPH, from the coding sequence ATGGCGACTGTAGAAGCTAACTCACATGCTACTGTGGCTCATGTCGATGTACATGAACATCACGAGCCACAGAGTTTTTGGCGCACATACGTTTTTTCTGAAGATCACAAAACAATTGCAAAGCAATACCTGATTACCGGCATCATCTGGTCAATCATCGGTATTAGCTTATCTGTCATGTTTCGTCTTCAACTGGGTTTTCCCAACATGAAGATGGGATTTCTGAGGCCGATTCTTGGTACATGGATTGATGAGACTGGAAAACTTGACCCTGATTTCTATCTGGCGATGGTTACAATGCACGGAACCATCATGGTATTCTTCGTGCTGACAGCAGGATTGAGCGGAACGTTCTCAAACTTCCTCATTCCGCTTCAAGTTGGTGCGCGTGATATGGCGTCGGGTTTTCTGAACATGCTATCATACTGGTTCTTCTTCATTGCCAGTATGGTTATGCTCATATCGCTGTTCATCGAAACAGGTCCTGCTGCCGGTGGCTGGGTAATTTACCCACCATTGAGTGCGCTTCCACAAGCACACAAGGGATCTGAGCTTGGAATGACACTGTGGTTGAGCAGCATGGCTCTGTTCATTGTTTCGCAGCTTTTGGGAGGTATCAATTACATTACCACGGTCATCAACCTGCGTACTCGCGGTATGTCGTTCAGCAAGTTGCCCCTCACCATCTGGGCATTCTTTCTGACGGCTGTTCTAGGTCTTATCTCGTTCCCGGTTCTTCTGTCGGCTGCGCTGCTGTTGATTTTCGACCGTAGCTTCGGTACAAGCTTTTACTTGTCTGAGATCTACGTAAATGGCGAAGCACTGCCGAACGTAGGTGGTAGCCCGATTCTGTTCCAACACCTGTTCTGGTTCCTGGGTCACCCAGAGGTATACATCGTTCTGCTGCCAGCTTTGGGAATGACGTCTGAGATCATCGCTACGAACTCTCGCAAGCCGATTTTTGGTTATCGCGCCATGATTGCGTCGATGATGGGTATTGCCTTTCTAGCCTTCATCGTGTGGGCGCACCACATGTTTGTGTCGGGTATGAACCCATTCCTTGGTTCTATCTTCATGTTCCTGACGCTGATCATTGCTGTTCCATCAGCTGTTAAAGCGTTCAACTACATCACAACGCTGTGGCGGGGTAATATCCGGTTCACTCCGGCAATGCTATTCTCGATTGGTCTGGTTTCGTTCTTCATCTCAGGTGGACTCACGGGTATCATCCTTGGTAACTCGGCACTCGATATTCAACTGCACGATACTTATTTCGTCGTAGCCCACTTCCACCTTGTGATGGGTGCTGCTTCCGCTTTCGGTCTGCTGGCTGGTGTTTACCACTGGTTCCCGAAAATGTTTGGCCGTATGATGGACGAGAAACTTGGCTATGTGCACTTCTGGCTGACATTCATTGGTATTTACCTTGTGTTCTTCCCGATGCACTATGTAGGTATCGCCGGTTTCCCACGTCGTTACTACGCTTTCACCAGCTACGACTTCACGAAGAATATCTTTGCTGACATGAACGCGTTTATCAGCCTTGCGGCAATCTTTACGTTTGCTGCACAGTGGGTGTTCATTTACAATTTCGTGAATAGCCTGATACGTGGCCGCCGTGCTACGCAGAATCCGTGGAAGTCGAACACACTGGAGTGGACTACTCCTATCGTTCCGGGACACGGTAACTGGCCTGGCGAAATCCCTGCTGTATATCGCTGGCCATACGATTACAGCAAGCCAGGTGCTAAGGACGATTTCATTCCTCAGAACGTTCCTTACTCGCAAACGCTTGAGTCGAATCTGCCTCACGAGAACGAATTGATCTCGCTGGAAAAAGAGATCGAAGCACAGAATCTGAATGATCAGTTCAAGCAACCGCACTGA